In the genome of Rhodamnia argentea isolate NSW1041297 chromosome 3, ASM2092103v1, whole genome shotgun sequence, one region contains:
- the LOC115733478 gene encoding TMV resistance protein N-like — protein sequence MASSSKSTGPYAVFLSFRGTDVRNSFAGHLYNALVWNGIHTFRDNEELRKGQDISMVLKAIEESRIAISIFSEDYTSSWWCLEEVAKIMECKEQNDLIVLPVFYKVDPKEVRGGRASYARGLAKHESKHRKDSKEMERWKEALRHAGSLSGWTLNDGDDESKLIQDIVRNISTRLSQTPLHVADYPVGIESRVAEVKSMLNLESKDEVLMVGLWGQGGIGKTTLGRAIYNDISRQFDGSSFLANVRERSKDCMGLVTLQEQLLKDALLLQERLEVSDVARGISLIQQRLRHKRVLVILDDVDHLNQLRALAGKINWFGNGSRILVTTRDSHLPTPRLDWDHLYEVKALDNGEAHELLSKHAFPPHHKLKIREDLVDGVLDHAKGLPLALEVLGSFLCGRRQDEWESVLDGLSRIPTKDINDVLKISYDGLEANEKEIFLHIACFFKGWDFDHVKKVLDSCDLNAVIGLQILTERSLIRTEFGYIQVHDLIQLMGKDIVNQESVDLKRRSRLWLYEDVLDVTSHDMGDCDVKAIVLKPLVPVKISIGHDAFTKLRRLRLLILRNVSFQGPIPPDLNIYLRGGEMPEWVHPIKQDSISFLASKDLYDKFLGLALCFVVAKYDCPQFEILPHVNGKRRDGKKGDAYWCLDSDDIWLRYFTPYDLWGEVDFGHIDGNYVQFSLTVLTTYVKKWGFRTIAKSQEDDLKGVHLDPPSLYEFDHRLNISEAESSLMHEDTSSKADPWKDLPDRAKKLPRKLSANESSFNNEVGNDSTYPEAETSLSVNESSFANEVGHDSTFQEAEGSHMHQDCQISIEEQSEIGSKRKHTLILPQGWLHL from the exons atggcttcttcatcgaaatccaccGGGCCATACGCggtcttcttgagttttagaggtaCGGACGTGCGTAACAGCTTCGCTGGCCATCTCTATAACGCGCTAGTCTGGAATGGAATACACACTTTTCGAGATAACGAAGAACTGAGGAAGGGGCAGGATATATCGATGGTCCTGAAAGCCATCGAAGAATCGCGCATCGCAATCAGCATTTTCTCTGAGGATTACACTTCCTCatggtggtgcttggaagaggtggccaagattatggagtgcaaggagcaaaatGACCTCATCGTTCTACCAGTGTTTTATAAAGTAGACCCAAAAGAAGTGAGAGGGGGAAGAGCGAGTTATGCACGAGGCCTAGCTAAGCATGAGTCTAAGCACAGAAAGGATTCGAAGGAAATGGAGAGATGGAAGGAAGCCCTTCGGCATGCCGGTAGCTTGTCCGggtggactttgaatgatgg AGATGATGAGTCGAAGCTTATACAAGATATTGTGAGGAACATCTCAACTcgcctaagccaaacacctttaCATGTTGCTGACTatccggttgggatagagtCACGAGTGGCTGAGGTGAAATCAATGTTAAACCTTGAGTCTAAAGATGAAgttctcatggtgggattatggggacagggaggTATCGGAAAAACAACTTTAGGGAGAGCCATTTATAATGATATTTCCAGACAATTTGACGGTTCAAGTTTTCTGGCAAATGTTCGAGAAAGATCAAAGGATTGCATGGGTTTAGTTACTTTGCAAGAACAATTACTAAAGGATGCACTATTATTGCAGGAAAGATTAGAGGTGTCCGATGTCGCTAGAGGTATTAGTCTAATACAACAAAGACTCCGTCACAAaagagttcttgtcatcctCGATGATGTGGATCACTTGAACCAGTTACGTGCTTTAGCGGGGAAAATCAATTGGTTTGGCAATGGGAGTAGGATCCTTGTTACAACAAGAGATAGCCATTTGCCGACTCCCAGGTTAGATTGGGATCATCTGTATGAAGTTAAAGCACTGGATAACGGTGAAGCTCATGAGCTGCTtagtaagcatgcttttcctccgcaccacaaattaaaaataagggAAGATCTTGTGGATGGTGTTTTggatcatgctaaaggccttcctttagcacttgaggtgttgGGTTCCTTCTTATGTGGTAGAAGACAAGATGAATGGGAAAGTGTGCTAGACGGCCTTTCTAGAATTCCTACGAAAGACATCAatgatgtgctcaaaataagttatgacGGACTAGAggcaaatgagaaagagatttttctccaCATTGCCTGCTTCTTTAAGGGATGGGATTTTGATCACGTTAAGAAAGTTCTTGATAGTTGTGACCTTAATGCGGTAATAGGATTACAGATTCTCACCGAGAGGTCCTTGATAAGAACCGAGTTCGGATACATACAagtgcatgacttgattcaattgatgggtAAAGATATCGTGAACCAAGAATCCGTCGATCTCAAGAGACGCAGCAGACTATGGCTGTATGAGGATGTTCTTGATGTTACGTCACACGACATG GGAGATTGTGACGTAAAGGCCATAGTGTTGAAGCCACTTGTGCCAGTAAAGATATCTATTGGTCATGATGCTTTTACAAAGCTGAGAAGGCTGAGATTGCTCATTCTGCGAAATGTTTCTTTCCAAGGTCCT ATACCTCCTGATTTGAACATTTATCTCCGTGGTGGAGAGATGCCAGAGTGGGTCCATCCTATTAAACAGGATTCCATATCTTTCTTGGCTTCAAAGGACTTGTATGACAAGTTTCTTGGATTGGCTCTCTGTTTCGTTGTTGCCAAATATGATTGTCCGCAGTTTGAGATTTTACCACATGTTAATGGCAAAAGGCGAGATGGTAAAAAAGGAGATGCCTATTGGTGTTTGGATTCGGATGATATCTGGCTTCGGTATTTCACACCGTATGATTTGTGGGGAGAAGTTGATTTTGGTCACATTGATGGGAATTATGTGCAATTTAGCCTTACAGTATTGACAACTTATGTGAAAAAATGGGGATTCCGAACAATAGCCAAGTCACAAGAGGACGATTTAAAGGGTGTGCATCTAGATCCACCGTCCCTCTACGAGTTTGATCATCGACTCAATATATCGGAAGCTGAGAGTTCACTTATGCACGAAGATACTTCGAGCAAAGCAGACCCTTGGAAAGACTTGCCAGATCGTGCCAAAAAACTGCCGAGGAAACTATCTGCCAATGAATCTAGCTTTAATAATGAGGTTGGTAATGACTCAACATATCCAGAAGCCGAGACTTCACTATCTGTTAATGAATCTAGCTTTGCTAATGAGGTTGGTCATGACTCAACATTTCAAGAAGCCGAGGGTTCACATATGCACCAAGATTGTCAGATTAGTATTGAGGAACAAAGTGAAATAGGATCAAAGAGAAAGCACACGCTTATTCTCCCTCAAGGCTGGCTGCATTTGTAG
- the LOC115733200 gene encoding disease resistance protein RUN1-like, with protein MLNLESKDDILMVGLWGQGGIGKTTLGRAIFNDISKPFDGSSFLANVREKSKDGMGLVTLQEQLLNDILLPPTRLVVSDVARGKSLIPLRLRDKRVLVILDDVEDVEQLCALAGKANWFGSGSRILITTRDRHLLTPTIDRDRVYVHEVKALEDGEARALLSKHAFPTYKKLESRTDLLDGFPNHAKGLPLALEVLGSLLCGTTEDVWESILKRLSMTPNEKINNVLKVSYDGLEKNEREIFLHVACFFKGQAREYTERVLDGCDLQTAAGFDTLIKRSMIRIEYGNLQMHDLIQSMGMHMVEQEFDDPGRRSRLGLYEDVLEVLSRDMGDCAVTAIVLELPKPTEMCIRPAAFTKMRKLRLLVVRNISFQSPVSLPNQLRCLGWAECSPWIPEFSSGPNKLVVLDIHGGRIEGEPKKIEVSGEPRQFEDFQNLKHISFHECKSLVCSPDLFGIPNLEELEFQHCYNLVEAHESIAYHDKLRVLKIHECSEFSIFPMLKSKSLQLLSIANCEKFERFPDIPHELKGLKELNLEGTAIKELPPSIEYLVSLQRMSIRRCMNLESLPSSIYKLQNLEELKILYCPRGLTLPAISSIGLESPYYNILIPGVEMPEWVLPFEGDSISFMASEDLYRKFLGLTLCFVFCGDYSDEGEALLEIEPHVNGKSRGTLQKSFLYLYSDHIYLEYTVPFNLFGEVDFGQTEGSYVQFSIRVEIEDIVEKQGFRIICKPLEDDLKIEIQDKQLMDLALLKEVDLESTYSKVEISESTDLEAESSLAHKDYSNEADPQEDLQDCQMSTEEHSQRVVSKRNQELILTRGMRTKTTWTSNSIGRDEYGGVGLQLLLSE; from the exons ATGTTGAACCTTGAATCTAAGGATGATattctcatggtgggattatggggacagggaggcATCGGAAAGACAACTTTAGGGAGAgccatttttaatgatatttccaAACCATTTGATGGTTCAAGTTTTTTGGCAAATGTTCGAGAAAAGTCAAAGGATGGCATGGGTTTAGTTACTTTGCAAGAACAATTACTCAATGATATATTGTTACCGCCAACAAGATTAGTGGTGTCCGATGTCGCTAGAGGTAAAAGTCTAATACCACTTAGACTCCGTGACAAAAGAGTTCTTGTgatccttgatgatgtggaagaTGTGGAGCAGTTATGTGCTTTAGCGGGAAAAGCCAATTGGTTTGGTAGTGGGAGTAGGATCCTCATTACTACAAGAGACAGGCATTTGCTGACTCCCACAATAGATCGAGATCGTGTGTATGTGCATGAAGTTAAAGCACTGGAGGATGGTGAAGCTCGTGCGCTGCTtagtaagcatgcttttccgacatacaaaaaattagaaagtagGACAGATCTATTGGATGGTTTTCCgaatcatgctaaaggccttcctttagcacttgaggtgttgGGTTCCTTATTATGTGGTACAACAGAAGATGTATGGGAAAGTATACTAAAGAGACTTTCCATGACTCCCAACGAAAAGATTAATAATGTGCTCAAAGTGAGTTATGATGGGCTAGAGAAAAATGAGCGAGAGATCTTTCTCCATGTTGCATGTTTCTTTAAGGGGCAGGCAAGAGAGTATACAGAGAGAGTTCTTGACGGTTGTGATCTTCAGACAGCTGCAGGATTTGATACTCTTATTAAGAGGTCCATGATTAGAATTGAGTACGGAAACctacaaatgcatgacttgattcaatcgaTGGGTATGCATATGGTGGAGCAAGAATTTGATGATCCCGGGAGACGCAGTAGACTCGGGCTATATGAGGATGTTCTTGAAGTTCTATCACGTGACATG GGAGATTGTGCTGTAACAGCCATAGTGTTGGAGCTACCTAAGCCGACGGAGATGTGTATCCGTCCTGCtgcatttacaaaaatgagaaagttGAGATTGCTTGTCGTGCGCAATATTTCTTTCCAAAGTCCTGTAAGTCTTCCTAATCAGCTAAGATGTTTGGGATGGGCTGAATGTAGTCCctggattccagaattttcctctggTCCAAATAAATTAGTGGTGCTTGATATCCACGGAGGCAGAATCGAAggagagccaaaaaaaattgaggtgTCAGGAGAGCCAAGACAATTTGAG GACTTCCAAAATCTGAAGCACATTAGTTTCCATGAATGCAAGTCTCTGGTTTGTTCCCCCGACCTCTTCGGCATTCCGAATCTCGAGGAATTGGAATTCCAACATTGCTACAACTTGGTAGAAGCACACGAGTCAATTGCATATCATGACAAGttacgggtgttgaagataCATGAGTGCTCTGAATTTAGTATTTTTCCGATGCTCAAGTCAAAAAGTCTCCAACTTCTCAGTATTGCAAATTgcgaaaaatttgaaaggttCCCTGATATTCCACATGAACTCAAAGGCCTGAAAGAGCTTAATTTAGAAGGGACTGCTATTAAAGAACTTCCCCCATCAATAGAATATCTTGTCTCATTGCAGAGAATGAGCATTCGCCGTTGCATGAACCTGGAGAGTCTTCCTtctagcatttacaagttacaaaacctTGAAGAATTGAAAATTCTTTATTGCCCAAG AGGGTTGACACTGCCTGCTATTTCCTCAATTGGCCTG gAGAGTCCTTATTACAATATTTTAATCCCTGGAGTAGAGATGCCGGAGTGGGTCCTCCCTTTTGAAGGGGATTCAatatctttcatggcttcagAGGATTTGTATCGCAAGTTTCTTGGATTGACTctctgttttgttttctgtgGAGACTATTCTGATGAAGGGGAAGCTCTGTTGGAGATTGAACCACATGTTAATGGCAAAAGTCGGGGTACCCTTCAAAAAAGTTTCCTTTATTTGTACTCTGATCATATCTATCTTGAGTATACCGTGCCATTTAATCTGTTTGGAGAAGTCGATTTTGGTCAAACTGAGGGGAGTTACGTACAATTTAGCATTAGAGTAGAGATTGAAGATATTGTGGAAAAGCAGGGATTTCGAATAATATGCAAGCCACTAGAGGATGATTTAAAGATTGAGATTCAGGACAAACAGCTAATGGATCTAGCATTACTGAAGGAGGTTGATCTTgaatcaacatattcaaaagtCGAGATCTCAGAATCAACAGATTTAGAAGCAGAGAGTTCACTTGCGCACAAAGATTATTCGAACGAAGCAGATCCTCAGGAAGACCTGCAAGATTGTCAAATGAGTACTGAGGAACATAGTCAAAGAGTAGTATCAAAGAGAAATCAGGAGCTTATTCTCACTCGAGGCATGCGAACCAAGACCACGTGGACTTCTAATTCTATTGGCAGAGATGAGTATGGTGGTGTTGGGTTGCAGCTTTTGTTGTCAGAATGA